CCGACCCATTCCTTTCGGGCGAACCACTTAATTGAATCCAACAAGATGATGCCTTTTTATCCTTCCCATATCCTTGTGAATTTCTTGAGTTTCATCCATTATTTTTAGAGCATTTTTTTGaaccttttgtttttcctctatAAGCAAAAATCTGTGTAAAATCAAGCTCAAGTGACTATCGCTTATCATTTGCGGATAAAATGCCAAGCAATGGCTGGTGAAGAGCCTGTCAATCTGTTATGTTTCGTCAGAACATGTCTCAAACAATACCTCTTGGAAGGGACGAGTGGTGTTGCAAAGCATGTGGTTTGAAGTTTACtcatgtaattaaattttgaccCTTCGTGCCACGTGCCAAGCCAACTAGAGTAAACATCTTGCCCAAGGGTTTCTATTCTAATTACCCTTACATGAATCAAGAACCAAGAAAACGAATAACATCTATGACTTTTAATAGCGATGAAGTTTTCACTCCGCCTCTTATTACTTTAAGACAAATCAAATGTATCTTCAACTGAAGGGCTAAACTAACATTACTTAAATATACAATCCCGTGTTCCTTAGAAAATTACTACCccctaataaaaattaaaggtGATGTAGAACGTGAATTACTGAAGAAATTTCAAGAAAATATCAAATTTTAGTACCATGAATAACGTTACGTTACGAATGTTACCTATATTAATCAGACGTGATTTCTGTCAATTCATACTTCACATTGGATGGTAATGAATTTCACTTCTAAAACATTGGTAGATTTGATCGGCAATTTCTTAATTCCTCGGAAATTGCTTCAAGAGAAAGTGTACAAGATATACGAGCGAAAAAATGCATGAAAATGTTTAGAAAAATGATCAAACTTTGTTCACAATAAATCTCATTTTGCTTAGCGTAACAGAAATTGAGTTTCATCTTCATAATTATGTACTTGTACCGGAAAACCCCCGTAATTTCTAGATAATTATGGATAATCTACCACAGCTTGCGGCAATGTAATGCGGCCATTTTGATTGATTAAAActgattttatttccatacAAAGCATCGGCCATCCAATCTGCGCCTTCAGTTGCTTTTCAGAATACAAACCAACATGTCGAGCAGTTTCCCCATTTATAGATTGATTATATCCATTGTTCTCTTGAACAAAGTTGTTGCCGACCGACAAGAAGATGTAGTTCGGTACGTGAATCGTCTTGCGCAAGACGATCAGAAAAAGCTTCACGTTAGTGTCTATATCTGCTGGTTGCTCCAACTATCTGATCACCCAAAGTTTACAACAATACAAAGTGCATTGGCTTTCAACATCAATGCAAACTACACTAGCCTGGTGCAAATGGATCATCGAGTCAAATATGTGCCCAGCTTGCACGATCCCAGCATGGTTGTTATTCTGCTAGGAAATAATACCTTTGTCTACAACGAATACAACTTACACCAATGGCTGGCACACATTCCCTTCGAATGTAAGACGATTGTGCTTTTCGAGCGAGACAGCGATGCAAAGCAACCTATGGAAATGGGACACTATCTCGCGTCGGTGGTTTTGTGGAATGTGATACTGATCGCCACCAACATAGATGCGGTATATGCCTTTCACTATGGACCTTTGCGTATTTTAAACTACACGGGATATCCGGATTCTGATGTGCTGTACTTCGATCGGTTGAAAACGTTGCAGACCCAACAATTATATGCAGCGTACAGGAAGGACGCCTATACTGAAACAGGGTGCGAAAATATACCTGGAGAAGATTTAACACTGTTCCAAACATTTGCAGACACCCTCAACCTGAAGCTTCATGTAGAAGCAGTTCAATGTATCAAAAACGAAGCGCCGATCGTGTGTTTCTCAAGGTACAAAGATAAGGATTTTTTAATCAACCGTTTCTTTTTCAATGACTATCTTAAATTCACCGTTGCCTGTATGCAGATGGAGCAAATTGCTATTGCTACTCCCAAAGGGCGGCTACTAACGATATGGGAGATTCTGTTGCAGCCTTTACAACAGCCCGTCTGGTGGCTGCTGATAGCAATCTGCATAGGTTTCAACCTTCTGGAGATCGTTATGCCAGGATGGTTCAGCAACAGCCTTGTCAGTCTGGCGCTGTTTGGGTTTGAAAAACGACAGTTGCGATTCACAGGAAGTACCGAAAAAATGATAGCCACTGCAttgatcgtgttgtttttcctATTGAAATGTGCATATGAAGCGAAGCTCATTTCATACATCACCGAAACTCCTCGAGATTCGGGAGCACAATCTATTGAAGCGTTGCATAATCGCAACATTACCGTGTatcaaaaacatttcaatactACGCACTTTAACAAACTGGAGGGATTGCTAGCGACCTACGATGGTGATATTATATCGTTTGATGGAACAACTATTTCTGACAATAGAATGACCTTAAGCATAGAAATGATTGTAAACGAAATTGGAAATATTCCTTATAGCATACTGGAAGAAAACGtgtatgaaatgttacctttttatttgtttcaccCAAAACTATTCGTCCGACAGTCATTTCTAAAATATCAGCACGCGGTGTTTGAGGCTGGATTGCCCCTGCATTGGCGAAATCAAATTGTTAGCTGTTATGTTTCTCGTGTAAaggtattaaaattaaaaactc
The Anopheles moucheti chromosome 2, idAnoMoucSN_F20_07, whole genome shotgun sequence genome window above contains:
- the LOC128310022 gene encoding uncharacterized protein LOC128310022, whose amino-acid sequence is MVVILLGNNTFVYNEYNLHQWLAHIPFECKTIVLFERDSDAKQPMEMGHYLASVVLWNVILIATNIDAVYAFHYGPLRILNYTGYPDSDVLYFDRLKTLQTQQLYAAYRKDAYTETGCENIPGEDLTLFQTFADTLNLKLHVEAVQCIKNEAPIVCFSRYKDKDFLINRFFFNDYLKFTVACMQMEQIAIATPKGRLLTIWEILLQPLQQPVWWLLIAICIGFNLLEIVMPGWFSNSLVSLALFGFEKRQLRFTGSTEKMIATALIVLFFLLKCAYEAKLISYITETPRDSGAQSIEALHNRNITVYQKHFNTTHFNKLEGLLATYDGDIISFDGTTISDNRMTLSIEMIVNEIGNIPYSILEENVYEMLPFYLFHPKLFVRQSFLKYQHAVFEAGLPLHWRNQIVSCYVSRVKVLKLKTHASQTGNVVQGTNLKPMVFFFAVQWTIAIVVFAVEVIVGRRLKGKR